A single genomic interval of Malania oleifera isolate guangnan ecotype guangnan chromosome 11, ASM2987363v1, whole genome shotgun sequence harbors:
- the LOC131167404 gene encoding uncharacterized protein LOC131167404, giving the protein MPRIEHTSNRGSLSGRDAQNLDKWLVAPQAKLCYHVSLGTIDPILGSSHNTPSWFLSFQRDFSSFSSEVRTGLQNIKEKVTSLDQRITHIEKYQARSSRGSDPMDISSAPQSEDDGSDEETEDTEEGSAKEGSQEKEVGTKEEGSQEEEEEDEGQGDSSEEEG; this is encoded by the exons ATGCCTCGTATTGAGCACACATCCAATCGTGGCTCCTTGTCTGGGAGAGATGCACAAAATCTTGACAAATGGCTTGTTGCTCCCCAAGCTAAGCTTTGTTACCATGTGTCCCTCGGCACCATAGACCCTATTCTAG GATCCTCTCACAATACACCATCATGGTTCTTATCATTTCAAAGGGACTTCTCTAGTTTCTCATCTGAAGTGCGCACTGGACttcaaaatattaaagaaaaagttacaTCCCTTGATCAGCGCATCACTCACATTGAGAAGTATCAGGCTAGATCTTCTAGGGGAagtgatcctatggatattagctCCGCCCCCCAAAGTGAGGATGATGGTTCTGATGAAGAAACTGAGGACACTGAAGAAGGTTCTGCAAAAGAAGGCAGCCAGGAGAAAGAAGTAGGAACTAAAGAAGAAGgaagccaagaagaagaagaagaagacgaaggaCAAGGAGACAGCtctgaagaagaaggatag